Proteins encoded within one genomic window of Pseudalkalibacillus sp. SCS-8:
- a CDS encoding EYxxD motif small membrane protein, translating into MNVLMEYMTDMLFVLVMIIGAIVAFIYFLTKKKRT; encoded by the coding sequence ATGAACGTCCTAATGGAGTACATGACAGACATGCTGTTCGTCCTGGTCATGATTATTGGCGCAATCGTTGCCTTCATCTACTTCCTTACGAAGAAGAAACGGACTTGA